A region of Rhodamnia argentea isolate NSW1041297 chromosome 9, ASM2092103v1, whole genome shotgun sequence DNA encodes the following proteins:
- the LOC125316522 gene encoding transcription factor bHLH144-like translates to MESNHPLPPKKESYSMTNQMSGEYMDFSTAYAFCAVPPPQAMEHLPPVHGLQFQPSTLCPKNFIVFDQTAYQSRIMFHPAIAPKFGNPGFQSYPTYVEKKDEIKCAFNEQREVSFSDKEDSDDIDALLSLEEEEDEEYDEDEVSTARTNGNYGSSSPDSCSSYRSKTRKLSISSLLQKSSGGTSSSSNEPKQQKMKKMVKALRGIIPGGNQMSTVTLFDEAVRYLKTLKIEAEKLGDFKD, encoded by the coding sequence ATGGAGAGCAACCACCCCTTGCCTCCCAAAAAGGAATCATATTCCATGACTAATCAAATGAGTGGTGAGTACATGGATTTTTCGACTGCATATGCATTTTGTGCGGTGCCACCACCACAGGCCATGGAACACCTTCCACCGGTCCATGGTCTTCAATTCCAACCATCTACTTTGTGCCCGAAGAATTTCATTGTATTTGACCAGACTGCTTACCAGAGCCGGATCATGTTTCACCCGGCAATTGCCCCAAAATTTGGAAATCCAGGCTTTCAAAGCTATCCGACCTATGTTGAGAAGAAAGATGAGATAAAATGTGCTTTCAACGAACAAAGGGAGGTTTCATTTTCTGATAAAGAGGACTCAGATGATATTGATGCTTTGCTGAGcttggaagaggaggaagatgaagagtaTGACGAGGATGAGGTGAGCACTGCAAGGACCAATGGCAATTATGGGAGCTCGTCCCCTGATTCGTGCTCCAGCTACAGATCAAAGACTAGGAAACTTAGcatctcttctcttctccagaAGTCCTCGGGCGGTACAAGCAGTTCGAGCAATGAACCCAAGCagcagaaaatgaagaagatggtaAAGGCGCTGAGAGGAATCATTCCTGGTGGCAATCAGATGAGCACTGTTACTTTGTTTGATGAAGCTGTTAGATACCTCAAGACTTTGAAGATTGAAGCAGAGAAGCTTGGAGACTTTAAGGACTAG
- the LOC115732610 gene encoding epoxide hydrolase A-like, protein METIKHRTVKVNGVNLHVAESGEGPLILFIHGFPELWYTWRHQILGLSTLGFRAVAPDLRGYGDSEAPAPTNAYTALHVVGDLVGLLDAVAAEGEEKAFVVGHDWGALMAWYLCLLRPDRVKALVNLSVPWLPRNPERKPLDGYRAAYGDDYYICRFQEPGEIEAEFAEMRTRRVLEGMLTYRIPGPLFFPKGKGFGHPVEDPVVLPSWLTPEDVDYYVDKFEKKGFTGGINYYRNFNRNWELMAPWDEAEVKVPVKFIVGELDLVYHMPGIKDFIHKGGFKKTVPLLEEVVVMEGVAHFLNQERPHDINQHIHDFFSKF, encoded by the exons ATGGAGACCATCAAGCATCGCACGGTGAAGGTCAACGGTGTGAACCTCCATGTGGCGGAGAGCGGCGAGGGCCCGCTCATCCTCTTCATCCACGGGTTCCCGGAGCTCTGGTACACATGGCGCCACCAGATCCTCGGGCTCTCCACGCTCGGCTTTCGCGCCGTCGCCCCCGACCTCCGCGGCTACGGGGACTCCGAGGCCCCAGCCCCGACGAATGCCTACACGGCCCTCCATGTGGTGGGCGACCTGGTGGGGCTCCTGGACGCTGTGGCAGCGGAGGGGGAGGAGAAGGCATTTGTGGTGGGCCACGACTGGGGGGCCCTGATGGCGTGGTACTTATGCTTGCTCAGGCCCGACCGGGTCAAGGCTCTGGTCAATCTCAGCGTGCCGTGGCTGCCCCGAAACCCCGAGAGGAAGCCCCTCGACGGCTATAGGGCCGCCTATGGCGATGACTACTACATCTGCAGGTTTCAG GAACCTGGAGAGATTGAGGCCGAGTTTGCAGAGATGCGGACTAGGAGAGTCCTCGAGGGGATGTTGACATATCGCATTCCCGGCCCACTTTTCTTTCCCAAAGGGAAAGGGTTCGGGCACCCAGTGGAAGACCCAGTTGTGTTGCCTTCATGGCTGACGCCGGAGGACGTCGACTATTACGTCGATAAGTTTGAGAAGAAGGGCTTCACCGGAGGGATCAACTACTACAGGAACTTCAATCG CAACTGGGAGCTGATGGCACCATGGGATGAGGCTGAGGTGAAAGTGCCTGTGAAGTTCATTGTGGGTGAGCTTGACCTAGTTTACCACATGCCAGGCATCAAAGACTTCATACACAAAGGCGGGTTCAAGAAGACGGTCCCTCTCTTGGAGGAAGTGGTGGTCATGGAAGGTGTGGCGCATTTCCTCAACCAAGAAAGACCTCATGACATCAACCAACACATTCATGATTTCTTTAGCAAGTTTTGA
- the LOC125316582 gene encoding LRR receptor-like serine/threonine-protein kinase FLS2 translates to MKMLGLDFVLFIVFFLLVLPSLSLETNTQVEIQALKAFKSSITSDPLGALDDWDEVSHSHCNWSGITCDPASKQVVSISLVDKQLAGGISPFLGNLSALQVLDLTLNNFTGKIPADLGKCSQLLELTLYENSLSGPIPRELGNLRSLQSIDFGNNFLSGSIPESICNCTSLLALGLIGNNITGRIPAGIGSLTNLQLFTAFGNNLVGPIPSSVGSLESLQALDLSQNQLSGVIPREIGNLSNLEYLQLFENVLVGEIPKELGHCTNLVALELYINSFTGSIPTELGHLVQMKSLHLHKNRFNSTIPPSLFQLKSLTRLGLSENDLTGSIPPEIGSLRSLLVLTLHSNRFTGAIPSSLTNLTNLTYLSMSSNLLTGQIPKNIGSLYNLKNLTLYDNLLEGSIPASITNCTGILVISLSMNYLSGEIPLGLGNLSNLTFLSIWANNISGQIPDDLFNCSRLATLDLSDNKLSGFVKPSIGNLVNLRILKIINNSFVGEIPPEIGNLTQLLILSMAENNFSGPIPSEISRLSLLQGFSLHDNALKGTLPDGLFELKQLTNLQLQRNRLMGLIPTLISRLQSLSLLSLSGNMLSGSIPREMEMLTRLMTLDLSDNSLTGSIPRSVIGSMKRMQIYLNLSRNSLTGSVPDELGEMEMIQAIDISNNKLSGTIPRTLGGCKNLLSLDFSGNRLSGPLPVEAFTGMDSLTSLNLSKNEINGSLSDDLAKMKHLSLLDLSYNRLMGVIPESFGNFSSLKHLNLSFNHLEGRVPEKGIFVNIDASSLTGNDALCGIEFLGSCDNESSKKLSKRTIRILLALGSVTVLFALVLILSIVKYKAGRKKSQELENTEPHYASATNLKRFEQKDLEAATEFFGEDNIIGAGSLSTVYKGLLEEGKVVAVKKLNLRQFSAESDKCFNREVKILSQLRHRNLVRVIGYAWESGKLKALVLEYMENGNLDSIIHDAQMDGSRWTLSKRIDVCVSIASGLSYLHSGYGFPIIHCDLKPSNILLDGDWEAHVSDFGTARMLGIHPQNGTGITASSDFQGTIGYMAPEFAYMRKVTTKVDVFSFGTIMLELLTRRRPTALTQENEYPISLHQLAETALARGTSGIFQILDPLLAANVSKEQQEIVEKLFQLAHQCTSPDPANRPDIDEVLAVLTKIKAKAS, encoded by the exons atgaaaatgctcGGTCTTGATTTTGTGTTGTTCATAGTGTTTTTCCTTCTggttcttccttctctttctctagaAACAAACACACAGGTTGAGATTCAAGCACTGAAAGCCTTCAAGAGCTCCATCACCAGTGACCCATTGGGAGCTCTTGATGATTGGGATGAAGTGAGTCATTCTCACTGCAACTGGTCGGGGATTACCTGTGACCCGGCGTCGAAACAGGTCGTGTCCATTTCTTTGGTGGACAAGCAGCTTGCAGGAGGCATATCGCCTTTCCTAGGGAACCTCTCAGCCCTGCAGGTTCTCGATCTAACTCTAAATAATTTCACAGGGAAAATTCCGGCGGATCTCGGAAAATGCTCGCAGCTCTTGGAATTGACCCTTTATGAGAACTCTCTATCCGGTCCGATACCGCGAGAGTTAGGGAATCTCAGGAGTTTGCAGTCAATTGATTTTGGCAACAATTTCCTGAGTGGAAGTATCCCCGAAAGTATCTGCAACTGCACATCCTTGTTGGCGCTTGGTCTCATCGGCAACAATATCACCGGCAGGATTCCTGCCGGAATAGGAAGCTTGACCAATCTTCAGCTCTTTACAGCTTTCGGAAACAACTTGGTTGGTCCTATACCTAGTTCTGTCGGTTCACTGGAGTCTCTCCAAGCATTAGACTTGAGTCAAAACCAATTGTCAGGAGTCATTCCTAGAGAAATCGGCAACTTGTCCAATTTAGAATACCTCCAGTTATTTGAGAATGTCCTCGTTGGAGAAATCCCGAAAGAACTCGGCCATTGTACCAACCTTGTCGCTCTTGAGTTATACATCAACTCCTTCACGGGCTCCATTCCCACAGAGCTTGGGCATTTGGTTCAAATGAAAAGCTTGCATTTGCATAAGAATAGGTTCAATTCCACCATTCCACCATCTCTATTCCAACTTAAGTCGCTGACCAGATTAGGACTCTCAGAGAATGATTTGACTGGTAGTATTCCTCCTGAGATAGGTTCATTGAGATCTTTACTGGTTCTGACCCTTCATTCCAACAGGTTCACTGGAGCAATTCCTTCGTCCTTGACGAACTTGACCAATTTAACATACTTGTCTATGAGCTCCAATCTTCTCACAGGTCAGATTCCGAAAAATATCGGGTCGCTTTACAACTTGAAGAACTTGACCCTTTATGACAACCTTCTCGAGGGATCAATACCAGCTAGCATTACCAACTGCACCGGTATTTTAGTCATAAGTCTCAGCATGAACTATCTGAGTGGAGAAATTCCCCTAGGCTTAGGAAATTTGTCAAATCTGACATTTTTATCTATCTGGGCCAATAATATATCTGGTCAAATCCCTGATGATCTCTTCAACTGTTCCAGACTTGCTACTCTTGATTTAAGCGACAACAAGTTAAGTGGGTTCGTAAAACCCAGCATCGGCAACCTGGTTAATCTCCGCATTCTGAAAATCATTAACAATTCTTTTGTGGGTGAAATTCCACCAGAGATAGGCAATTTGACCCAGTTACTCATTCTGTCGATGGCTGAAAACAACTtttccgggccgattccttcAGAAATCTCGagactctctctcctccaaggCTTCTCTCTCCATGACAACGCCCTGAAGGGAACGTTACCTGATGGACTATTTGAACTGAAACAGTTGACGAACTTGCAGTTGCAGCGGAACAGGTTGATGGGTCTGATTCCAACTTTAATCTCAAGACTCCAGTCACTTTCTCTGTTAAGCCTCAGTGGAAACATGCTTAGTGGGTCGATTCCTAGAGAGATGGAGATGCTGACGCGGTTAATGACCTTAGATCTCTCTGATAACAGTCTTACTGGCTCAATTCCCAGATCTGTGATTGGAAGCATGAAAAGAATGCAGATATATCTGAATCTTTCACGCAACTCACTGACAGGAAGTGTGCCAGATGAGCTTGGTGAAATGGAAATGATACAGGCTATTGATATCTCGAACAATAAACTCTCAGGAACCATTCCTAGAACACTCGGAGGCTGCAAAAACTTGCTTTCGCTTGATTTTTCAGGAAATAGACTTTCTGGTCCACTTCCGGTTGAAGCTTTTACAGGAATGGATTCCCTAACAAGCCTGAATCTTTCGAAGAATGAGATAAATGGGTCACTGTCCGATGATTTGGCAAAGATGAAGCATTTGAGTTTGCTTGATCTTTCATATAACCGTTTGATGGGCGTGATCCCTGAAAGCTTCGGCAATTTTTCTAGCTTGAAGCACCTCAACCTTTCCTTCAATCATCTTGAAGGCCGCGTGCCAGAGAAAGGCATATTTGTGAACATCGATGCGTCGAGTTTGACAGGTAATGATGCTCTTTGTGGAATCGAATTTCTCGGCTCTTGTGACAATGAGAGTTCTAAGAAATTGTCGAAGAGAACCATACGAATTTTATTGGCACTGGGGTCTGTCACTGTACTTTTTGCATTAGTTTTGATACTATCTATCGTCAAGTACAAAGCAGGCAGAAAAAAGTCACAAGAGCTTGAGAATACAGAACCACATTATGCATCTGCCACGAACCTCAAGAGGTTTGAGCAGAAAGACCTCGAGGCTGCGACTGAATTTTTTGGCGAGGACAATATCATCGGTGCAGGCAGCTTGAGCACTGTGTACAAGGGCCTCTTGGAAGAAGGGAAGGTTGTTGCAGTGAAGAAACTGAATTTACGTCAATTTTCCGCAGAATCCGACAAATGCTTCAATAGAGAAGTAAAGATCCTTAGCCAGCTGAGGCACCGAAATTTGGTTAGGGTGATCGGCTATGCTTGGGAGAGCGGGAAATTGAAAGCTTTGGTCCTGGAATACATGGAGAATGGAAACTTGGATAGCATAATACACGACGCTCAGATGGATGGGTCGCGGTGGACGCTGTCTAAAAGAATTGATGTCTGTGTTTCCATTGCGAGCGGGTTGAGTTACTTGCACTCTGGATATGGTTTCCCCATAATCCACTGCGACCTGAAGCCTTCTAACATCCTTTTGGATGGAGATTGGGAGGCTCACGTGAGCGACTTCGGAACCGCTCGGATGCTAGGTATTCATCCCCAGAATGGGACTGGCATTACTGCTTCGTCAGATTTCCAAGGCACGATCGGCTACATGGCACCAG AGTTTGCCTACATGAGAAAAGTCACAACTAAGGTGGATGTTTTTAGCTTCGGAACGATAATGCTGGAGCTGCTAACAAGAAGGAGACCAACTGCGCTCACTCAGGAGAACGAATACCCAATCAGTTTGCATCAACTGGCAGAGACGGCTCTTGCAAGAGGAACCAGTGGGATTTTCCAAATCTTGGACCCGCTTCTAGCTGCGAATGTTTCCAAGGAGCAGCAGGAAATCGTAGAAAAGCTCTTCCAACTGGCTCATCAGTGCACTTCTCCAGATCCGGCAAACCGACCAGACATTGATGAGGTCCTGGCTGTCCTTACAAAAATAAAGGCCAAGGCAAGCTAA
- the LOC115733057 gene encoding uncharacterized protein LOC115733057: MRSNFFSSLERVEKRLKLDRPRRRQTPQTTASPSLDHSPASPLHLLPSLPYHHDHQALDPPPPPPPLQDSSEAPEAFLSFSPQFHSPPESPPPPATEIDADSADDIDRLMRMLGLGNREPKPRGGGGAGCGDAGACECKGGFYERIAGVKGPKCRKEAERLDRWIECFLNGGGGGDGDERVEPLRLVHLLLGKAASVCEGGGCGSGGLVFPSTVDEFLRNDPPGPDG; this comes from the coding sequence ATGCGCTCCAACTTCTTCTCTTCACTCGAGCGAGTCGAAAAGCGACTCAAACTCGaccgcccccgccgccgccaaACGCCGCAAACCACTGCTTCGCCATCACTCGACCATTCTCCGGCATCCCCTCTCCACCTTCTCCCCTCCCTACCCTACCACCACGACCACCAAGCCCTCgatcctccccctcctcctcctcctcttcaagaTAGCAGCGAAGCACCAGAGGcgttcctctctttctctccccaGTTCCATTCTCCGCCCGAATCTCCTCCGCCGCCGGCAACGGAGATCGACGCCGATTCGGCCGACGACATCGACCGGTTGATGCGGATGCTCGGTCTGGGGAACCGCGAGCCGAAGCctcgtggaggaggaggagcgggCTGCGGAGACGCCGGGGCTTGCGAGTGCAAGGGAGGGTTCTACGAGCGAATCGCCGGCGTGAAGGGGCCGAAGTGCCGGAAGGAGGCAGAGAGACTGGATCGGTGGATTGAGTGCTTTTTgaacggcggcggcggtggtgatgGGGATGAGAGGGTGGAGCCGTTGAGGTTGGTGCATCTGCTTCTGGGTAAAGCCGCGTCTGTCTGCGAGGGCGGTGGATGCGGCTCTGGTGGGTTGGTGTTTCCTTCCACTGTGGATGAGTTTCTTCGTAACGATCCTCCTGGTCCTGATGGTTAA